The Molothrus ater isolate BHLD 08-10-18 breed brown headed cowbird unplaced genomic scaffold, BPBGC_Mater_1.1 matUn_MA567, whole genome shotgun sequence genomic interval ACCGCTATTTCCTATCCTTGCGCGAGTCGCCCGCGCCTCCCTTGGCTTTCTTGGCGCTGCGGCCGTGGTCCAGCATGGCGTAGAGCACGGGGGCCTGCGGGGACAGGGGGGCTTCACCCGCAGCCCCCGGCGAGCCTGGGGAccgaggggacaggggggacagccCGCCgtgccccccgccccgctcggcgCTCACCTGCCGGCTGCGCTTGGAGCCGTCCTTGCCCGAGCGCTGCAGCTTCCCCTTCTCCATGGCGCTGCGgatgggggaaaaaggggaaaaaaggggaaaaaaggggaaaaaaggggaaaaaaagaggctcGGGATGGTGGGACTGAGCCCCGGGACCGCCGGTGTGGGGGAAAGAGCGGCTCGGGATGGCGAGAGCGCAGCCCCCGGTGTGGGGAGGGGTCGCGGCTCCGGACGGAGGAATTGCAGCGCTCGGTGGTGCCGGTTTGGGGAGGGGGTCGCGGAAATCGCAGCCCCGGTGGTGCCGGTTTGGGGAGGGGTTTAGGGAAGGGCGGAACTGCGGCCCCCGGTACCGCCGGTTTGGGGGAGCGGTGATGGAAATTGCAGCCCCCGGGTTGGGGAGGGTCCCGGTTTGGGGAGGGGTCGCAGCCCGGGAAGGAGCAATTGGTGCCCCGGTGGTCCCGGTTTGAGGAGGGTCCGGTTTGGGGAGGGGTCGCAGCCCGGGAAGGAGCAATTGGTGCCCCCGGTGGTCCCGGTTCGAGGAGGGTCCCGTTTGGGGAGGGGTCGCGGCTCGGGACGGTGGAAATTTCAGCCCCGGTGGTCCCGATTTGGGAGAGGGGGGGTCGcggtttggggaggggtctccgTTTGGGGAGGGGTCGCAGTTTGGGGAGGGTCCCGGCTTAGGAAGGGGTCCCGGTTTGGGAGGGGTCCCTGTTTGGGGTGGGGTCACGGCTCGGGAGGTGGAATTGGTGCCCCCGGTGGTCCCGTTTGGGGGAGGGTCccattttgggggggtccctgtTTGGGGAGTGGTCCCGTTTTGGGGATGGTCCCTGTTTGGGGTGGGGTCCCgttttgggggggtccctgtTTGGGGAGGGTCCCGATTTGGGGAGGGTCCCGATTTAGGGACGGTCCCtgtttggggaggggtcccgaTTTAGGGACGGTCCCtgtttggggaggggtcccgtTTTGGGGAGGGGTCGCGGCTCGGGAGGTGGAATTGGTGCCCCCGGTGGTCCCGTTTGGGGACAGTCCcggtttggggaggggtcccggtTTGAAGAAGGGGTCTCGATTTGGGGACGGTCCCtgtttggggaggggtccctgtTTGGGGACGGTCCCTGTTTGGGGAGTTCCcgttttggggaggggtcccggcTCACCTCAGCCGCCTCTGCAGAGCCGCCTGGCGCCGCCGCCAGCAGTAGCGGCTGCCGTAGCCCAGGGCCACCAGCGCGGCCACCAAGAGCAGCGCCCCGCCGATAACGGAGCCCAGCACGACACCGTAACGGGGTGGCACTGCGGGGACAGCGACACCGTGTCACCCCCCCGGCAATGGGGGCACTGCGGGGACAGCGACACCGTGTCACCCCCCCGGCAATGGGGGCACTGCGGGGACAGCGACACCGTGTCACCCCCCGGCAATGGGGGCACTGCGGGGACAGCGACACCGTGTcacccctccagcagcagggaggggacagtggcacCGTGTCACCTCCACCTGCAGAGGATCAGGCAGGTGACACCAGCCCCGTGTCACCGCCAGCAGCGGGGTGGGCATTGAGGTGACAGCAGCCCGGTGTCACCGCCACTAACAGGGATCAGGGAGGTGCCACCAGCCCGGTGTCACCGCCAGcagtggaggagcagggaggtgacatTGGCCCGGTGTCACCGCCAGCAGTGCAGGTGACAGCAGCGCCGTGTCCCCGCCACCAACGGGGATCAGGGAGGTGCCACCAGCTCGGTGTCACCGCCAGCAGTGCAGGTGACAGCAGCGCCGTGTCCCCGCCACCAACAGGGATCAGGGAGGTGCCACCAGCCCGGTGTCACCGCCAGCAGTGCAGGTGATACCGGCCCGGTGTCACCGCCAccagcaggggacagggaggtgacatTGGCCCGGTGTCACCGCCAGCAGTGCAGGTGATACCGGCCCGGTGTCACCGCCAccagcaggggacagggaggtgccACCAGCTCAGTGTCACCGCCAGCAGTGCAGGTGACAGCAGCGCCGTGTCCCCGCCACCAACGGGGATCAGGGAGGTGCCACCAGCCCGGTGTCACCGCCAGCAGTGCAGGTGACAACAGCGCCGTGTCCCCACCACCAGAGGGGATCAGGGCGGTGCCACCACCCGTGTCCCCGcccccagggaggtgacagccGTGTCGCGCACCTTTCTCCAGCACGTAGAGCGTGACCTGCGAGGACTTGCCCACGATGTCGGGCGGGTTCTTGACGTCGCACGTGAAGGTGCCGTTGTCGCTGGGCTCCAGGCCGTGGATGACGATGGAGCCGTCGCGGCGCCGCGGGTTCCCCGCCCACTCCATGCGCTCCTTGAAGGTCCCCACGTCGTCGATGTAGGGCTGGCCCTTGGCGTAGTGGAAGATCTGCGACAGTGACGCGACACCGAGGTCACCCGGGGTGACAGCAAGGGGCGGGGCTGGGGCGcggggacactgcggggacacCTCGGTGTGAGGGGACACggtgtcacctgcagggacggggctgggacactgcggggacactgtggggacactaTGGGGACATCCAAGTGCCACCTGCAGGAACGGGGCTgctgggacacggggacactgaGGGCACACTATGGGgacatcccagtgccaccatggaGGGGACACCACggtgtcacctgcagggatggggctgggacatggggacactgtggggacactgtggggacactgtggggacattTCAGTGCCACCATGGTGTGAGGGGACACAGTGTTACCtacagggacagggctgggacacagggacactgtggggacattTCAGTGCCACCACAGTGTGAGGGGACACGGCGTCACCTGCAGGGACGGAgctgggacactgtggggacactgtggggacaccaCGGTGTGAGGGGACATGGTGTCACCTCAAGGGAAGGTCTGTCCTGTGGGGCTGGTGCTGAGACCcagtgggcactggggacaccttgaggatgctgtggggacaccacagggacaacagggatgggctggagggacactggggacacattgaggacaccccagtgccaccatggaGTGAGAAGACACCGTGTCACCCTCAGGGAAGGCTCCACTGGGACGAGGGGACACCGGGGCGTGGCAGGGTCGGGatggggacaccgcggggacaaCGGGGACGGGTTGGGGACACcgcagggacactggggacactgacGGAGATGCTGTCGCGGGAGCCCTCGGCCTGGAAGTGCCAGGTGATGGAAATGTCCTCCGAGATCCACTCGCTGGACCAGAAGCTGCAGGACAGGGTGACACTGGAGCCCACGGTGCCATAGACCTCGCGCTGCGTGTACACGTGGATTGGGGACACCGGcgacagccctggggacacggggacaccgaGAGCCGTCAgccccgccccccgcgcggGGCGGTGTCCCCGAGCTGCCACCGCCACAGCCCGGAGGGGTCCCCGAGCTGCCACCAAAGGGagcgcgggggctgcggggagaCAGCGGAgcagtggcactgctgtccccatgggtgGCACggaggggacagcagagtggtggcactgctgtccccaggggtggcacagaggggacagcggAGCGGTGgcgctgctgtccccaggggtggcacagaggggacagcggagcggtggcactgctgtccccaggggtggcaCGGAGGGGACAGCGGAGCGGTGgcgctgctgtccccaggggtggcacagaggggacagcggagcggtggcactgctgtccccatgggtgGCACGGAGGGGACAGCGGAgtggtggcactgctgtccccatgggtggcacagaggggacagcagagtggtggcactgctgtccccatgggtgGCACGGAGGGGACAGCGGAGcggtggcactgctgtccccaggggtggcacagaggggacagcggagcggtggcactgctgtccccaggggtggcaCGGAGGGGACAATGTGCCGGTGCCCGGTGGCACGGGCGGGGCTGGGTGTGGCActcccccagctgtccccagggaggtgacaaTGGCCGGGATTGTCCTGACAGCCACCCCCCCCTCCGCCACTACAAGTGCCACAGCTCGGTGACACCATCGGGACCGGGTGTGGCActcccccagctgtccccaaggAGGTGACAACGACCGGGACCCTCCTGGCCGCCActcccacctgtccccaggttGGTGACAGCTCTGGGATTGTCCTTGCAGCCACACCCGCCCCTGTCCCCAAGAAGGTGACAACGACCGGGACTCTCCTGGCTGCCACCCGCCACGGTCCCCACGTTAGTGCCAcccccgctgtcccctgccagccgCGGGGACAGTCCCCAAGCCACGGTGACAATTCCCAAGGCTCGGTGACAGTCCCCAAACCACGGTGACAATCCCCAAACCACGGGGACAGTCCCCAAGCCCCGCgtgtcccccatccccagggccacccccaAACCTCTCCTGTCCCCCCCTGCCCGCCACCCCCTTTTTGGGgactgtcccttgtccccaagCTCACCCAGCGCCGCCACGAGCCCGGCCACGAGGAGGAGGCGTCGGGTGGCCCTCGGGGACATGGTGGCGGTGACACGGAGGGGACAGCGGCGGGGACGCGGTTTTAGGGTGGCCCTGTCCCCAAATGCCGGCCAATGGGCGCGggggggccgggccgcggggaCCCCGCTCAAAGGCGACATTGAGGGACACCGAGGGACACCGAGGGTGGCTCGGGGGACGGGGACACTGGTGGCCTTTGTGCGGCCGCATTCCCGCGCGCCGCGGGGGCGGGGGAGCAGGAATGTGGCccgaggggacagcgggggacatggggggacatggggggggtATGGAGGGGACACTCGGGGGACACGGGTGTGGCAgggggggacatggaggggacatgggggggacacggcggggacactgaggggacagagtggggacagagggggggACGCGGGGGGAACGGGGGGGGACATGGAaggacatggggggacatgggggtgACATGGAGGGGACATGAAGGGACATGGGAGGGGATAGAGAGGGGACTGagggggggacagagggggtgacatgggggggacatgggggtgACATGGAGGGGACATGAAGGGACATGGGAGGGGATAGAGAGGGGACTGAGcggggggacagagggggtgacatgggggggacatggtggggacacggggtgacatgggggggacatgaggggacatggaggggacagaagtggggggacagggggacatggaggggacacggggggacacggggggacaccaggggacagtggggacatggggggggaTATGGGGAgacagggaggggacatggaAGGACATGAGGGGACaaggggggacagagggggacagagggggggcacagaggggacatgggggggacagggaggggatagagaggggacagaggggggaaatgggggtgacatgggggggacaggggggacatgggggacacggggggacatgggggacacatGGGGGGACGAGGGGGAtatggggggacacagggggatggggaggggacacggaggggacagcagggacaaaggtggggggacacgggggaaTTGGGGGTACAGAGAGGGGACGGGGGGGACAtgggaggggacatgggggggaatgtggaggggacatggggggggacagcaggggggACATGAGGGGGGATATGGAGGGGACACTcgggggacatggaggggacacgggTGTGGCATgggggggacactgaggggacatggagggacatggaggggacatgggggggcATAGAGGGGACAGTGAGAGGgccaggggacactgggggacatgggggggacacggTGCTCGTAGTGGGGCAAGGCGAGGGGGTtttaggggattttggggggtttgggggattttagGGGAAAAACTGCAAAGAGGGAATTGCCCGGGGGGTGATAACGGGGATCGATAATGGGGATCCATAAAGGGATTGATAACGGAGATCGATAACGGGGATCAATAACAGGACCGAGATCAGGTATCAATCCCAGGGATCAATAACGGATCTGATATCAGGTATCGATCCCAGTGACCGATATCAATGACCAATATCAATACTGATATCAATGACCGGTATCAGTTATCCATCCCACTGACTGATATCGGTGACCGATATCAATACCGATATCAGTTATCGATCCCAGTGATCGGTATTGATACCGATATCAATAACCGATATCGGTTATCGATCCCACGGACCGatatcaatatcaatatcaTTACGAATATCAATACCCAGTATCAATGACCAATATCAGTGACCGATACCAATAACCGATATCAGTTATCGATCCCACTACTGATATCAATATCATTACGAATATCAATACCAGTATCAATGACCGATATCAATGCCAGTTTCAATACCGATACCAATAACCGATATTGGTTATCGATGCCACTGACCGATACCAGTGACCGATACCAATAACCGATACCAATAACCGATATCAGTTATCGATCCCACTGACCGATACCAATAACCGATATCGGTTATCGATCCCACTGACCGATACCAATAACCGATATTGGTTATCGATGCCACTGACCGATACCAGTGACCGATACCAATAACCGATACCAATAACCGATATCGGTTATCGATCCCACTGACCGATACCAATAACCGATATTGGTTATCGATGCCACTGACCGATACCAGTGACCGATACCAATAACCGATACCAATAACCGATATCGGTTATCGATCCCACTGACCGATACCAATAACCGATATCGGTTATCGATGCCACTGACCGATACCAGTGACCGATACCAATAACCGATACCAATAACCGATATTGGTTATCGATGCCACTGACCGATACCAGTGACCGATACCAATAACCGATATCGGTTATCGATCCCACTGACCGATACCAATAACCGATACCAGTTCTCGATCCCAGTACAGATATCAATGCCGATATCAATACCGATACCAATAACCGATATCGGTTGTCGATCCCCGCCCATTCCCGGAACCGGAACTGCGTCACGGCCACTTCCGGCGCGGCGGTTCCAAGATGGCGGCGCTGGCTCTGAGGTGACTCCGAGGGCCCGGGACAGGCcgggggacactgggggacattggggacaccgaggggacaccgggggcgGGGGCGGGCCCGGCCTGAGGCGATTTCTCGGTTCTGGCCCGggagccgcggggccgggccagCCCCGAACTGCGGCAGGACCGTCCCGggtcccctccgtgtcccctccgtgtcccctccgtgtcccctccgtgtcccctcagtgtcccctccgtgtcccctccgtgtcccctccgtgtcccctcagtgtcaccccCGTGTCACCCTCTGtgtcccattttccccccattttttctccttttcccccccagttttccccattttcccctaTTTCCCGCTCTTTTCCAGGGCATCCTGAACATTCCCAGTCCCATTTCCCGTTGTTCCcatttattccctttttccccccccaagtttttaagtatttttcccttttattcccatttcccccccattgttttcccctcagttttcccatttttttcccattttttccccatttttctctcttttccaggGGTTTGGGGCGGCGCTGCCTCCTGGCCCGGCTGGGGCCCGGCCCCACCCTGCACCAGTGagagactgggagggactgggagggactggggtggatttagggtttttttggggtgggtttagggtttttttttgggatggGTTTAGGGGTTGTTTTGGGGTAGATTTAGGGGTTGTTTGGGGGGGGTTTAGGGTagatttagggtttttttttgggggggtttaggatggatttagggtttttttttgagatgggtttagggtttttgggtttttttggggatgGGTTTAGGGATTGATTTGGGGTagatttagggtttttttggggggggggttagGGTggatttaggggtttttttgggatgggtttaggggtgtttttggggtagatttaggggtttttttgggggggtttaggatggatttaggttttttttttgggatgggtttagggtttttgggtttttttggggatgGGTTTAGGGGTTGATTTGGGGTagatttagggttttttggggggggttcaGGGTggatttagggtttttttttgggatgggtttaggggtgtttttggggtagatttagggtttttttgggggcGGTTCAGGGTGGATTTAggggtatttttgggggggtttagggtgggtttaggggtttttttaggatGGGTTTAGGGTTGTTTTGGGGTagatttaggggtttttttgggggggtttagggtggatttagggttttttttttgggatgggtttagggtttttggagttttttttggATGGGTTTAGGGGTTGTTTTGGGGTagatttaggggttttttttgggggggtttaggatggatttagggttttttttttgggatgggCTTAGGGGTTGTTTTGGGATGGGTTTAGGGTggtttatttttggggtttcgGATgggtttaggggttttttttaggatgGGTTTAGGAGTTGTTTTGGGGTagatttaggggttttttttgggggggtttaggGTGGatttagggctttttttgggatgggtttaggggtgtttttggggtaGATTTAGGGTTATTTTGGGGGCGGTTCAGGGTGGATTTAggggtatttttgggggggtttaggGTGGATTTAGGGTTTCTTTTGGGATGGGTTTAGGGTggtttatttttggggtttagggttttttttgggatgggtttagggtgtttttggggtcgggctcagcccctgtccctgtccccagggctgtccccatggccaccaCGGCCCGGGAGGAGATGAGGAGGTTCTGGGAGAGGAACGAGCGCTCGGGGCGGCCCCTGTCCCCCCACGTCAGCATCTACAAGtgagggacaccccaaaactgcccccaacccagctggggaccccaaaactgctcccaaacccagctggggaccccaaaaccagctGGGGACCCTAAAACTGCCTTAAAACAGCTCCAAAACCCCACCAGAGAACCTCAAAATCACCCTaaaactgccccaaaactgCCCTAAACCCagctggggaccccaaaactgcccccaaacccagctggggaccccaaaactgctcccaaacccagctggagaccccaaaactgcccccaaacccagctggggaCCCTAAAgctgccccaaacccagctggggaccccaaaactgccctaAACCCagctggggaccccaaaactgccttAAAACAGCTCCAAAACCCCACCAGAGAACCTCAAAATCACCCTAAAACcgccccaaaactgccccaaacccagctggaaaccccaaaaccagctggGGACCCTAAAACTGCCTTAAAACAGCTCCAAAACCCCACCAGAGAACCTCAAAATCACCCTAAAACcgccccaaaactgccccaaacccagctggagACCCCAAGactgccccaaacccagctggggaccccaaaactgccccaaacccagctggggaccccaaaactgcccccaaacccagctggagaccccaaaactgcccccaaaaccagctggggacccccaaacccagctggagaccccaaaactgcccccaaacccagctggagaccccaaaactgccccaaacccagctggagaccccaaaactgccccaaacccagctggggaccccaaaactgccttAAAACAGCTCCAAAACCCCACCAGAAAACCTCAAAATCACCCTA includes:
- the MPZ gene encoding myelin protein P0, which encodes MSPPCHPHVPPCPSMSPPVPPASPPLSPLCPLSVPAVSPPCPLHVPPCHTRVPRVSPPYPPHVPPCPPLSPRATFLLPRPRGARECGRTKATSVPVPRATLGVPRCPSMSPLSGVPAARPPRAHWPAFGDRATLKPRPRRCPLRVTATMSPRATRRLLLVAGLVAALGLSPVSPIHVYTQREVYGTVGSSVTLSCSFWSSEWISEDISITWHFQAEGSRDSISIFHYAKGQPYIDDVGTFKERMEWAGNPRRRDGSIVIHGLEPSDNGTFTCDVKNPPDIVGKSSQVTLYVLEKVPPRYGVVLGSVIGGALLLVAALVALGYGSRYCWRRRQAALQRRLSAMEKGKLQRSGKDGSKRSRQAPVLYAMLDHGRSAKKAKGGAGDSRKDRK